In Streptomyces sp. NBC_00341, the DNA window ACGCCCGAGGGCCCCGCCGACACCGGCGGGGCCCTCGCGTACGTCACGGGGCAGGGCCCCTCGCGTACGTCACAGGGCAGGGCCCGTCAGATCAGCCCGTGCTCCCGCAGGTACTCCAGCTGCGCCCGCACCGAGAGCTCCGCCGCAGGCCACAGCGACGGGTCCACGTCCGCGTACACGTGCGCCACCACCTCCGACGAGGTCCGGAACCCGGCCTCCACCGCCGTCTCCACCTGGGCCAGCCGGTTCGCGCGGTGCGCCAGGTAGAACTCGACCGCGCCCTGCGCGTCGTCCAGCACCGGCCCGTGGCCCGGCAGCACCGTGTGCACCCCGTCGTCGACCGTCAGCGAACGCAGCCGCCGCAGCGAGTCGAGGTAGTCCCCGAGACGCCCGTCGGGGTGCGCCACCAGCGTCGTCCCGCGGCCGAGGATCGTGTCCCCCGTCAGCACCGCGCGGTCGGCGGGAAGATGGAACGAGAGCGAGTCCGCGGTGTGGCCCGGGGTCGGCACCACGTACATCTCCAGCCCACCGGTCGTGATCACGTCCCCCGTCCCCAGGCCCTCGTCACCCAGCCGCAGCCCGGGGTCGAGCGCGCGCACCTTCGTACGGGTCAGCTCCGCGAACCGCGCCGCGCCCTCCGCGTGGTCGGGGTGGCCGTGGGTGAGGAGCGTGAGCCCGATCCGGCGGCCCGCGCGCTCGGCGGTGTCGATGACGGCCCGTAGGTGGACATCGTCCAGCGGCCCCGGATCGATGACCACCGCGAGGTCCGAGTCGGGCTCGGCGACGATCCAGGTGTTGGTGCCGTCCAGCGTCATCGGCGACGCGTTGGGCGCGAGGACGTTGACCGCGCGAGTGGTGGCGGGGCCGGAGAGCACCCCGCCGCGCGGCTGTCCGGGCAGCGCTGCCGCGTCGCTCATGCCGCCCCACCGCCCGTGCCGTCGTCGGCCTCGCCCGCGCTGCCCCTGCCGCCCGCCGGGATGTGTTTGGTGAACTCCGCGTGCCCCGGCCAGCTCAGCACCAGCTCATCGCCCTCCAGACGCGCCTGTGCGAGTACGGGGGAGAGGTCCTGGGCCGATGACGCCTCCAGCGCCTGGGCGGCGGTGGCGTGGGCCCTGAGCCCGCGCAGCGTCGAGACCGTCGGCGGCATCATCAGCAGCTCGCCGCGGTCGTAGCCGTCGGCCGCCTCCCCCGGGCCGATCCACACCGTGCGGTCGGCCTCCGTGGAGGCGTTGCGGGTGCGCTGGCCGGCCGGGAGCGCGGCCACGAAGAACCAGGTGTCGTAGCGGCGCGGTTCGAACTCCGGAGTGATCCAGCGCGCCCACGCACCGAGCAGATCCGAGCGCAGGACCAGTCCGCGGCGCTCCAGGAACTCCGCGAACGACAGCTCCCGCGCGACCAGCGCCTCGCGATCGGCCTCCCAGTCCGCGCCTGTGGTGTCCGTGACGACGGTGCCCGCCGTCGGGCCCGCGAGCAGGACGCCCGCCTCCTCGTACGTCTCCCGGACCGCCGCGCAGAGGATCGCCTGCGCCTCGGCGGGGGTGCCGACCCCGAGCCGGCGCGCCCAGCTCTCCGGCGCG includes these proteins:
- a CDS encoding MBL fold metallo-hydrolase, coding for MSDAAALPGQPRGGVLSGPATTRAVNVLAPNASPMTLDGTNTWIVAEPDSDLAVVIDPGPLDDVHLRAVIDTAERAGRRIGLTLLTHGHPDHAEGAARFAELTRTKVRALDPGLRLGDEGLGTGDVITTGGLEMYVVPTPGHTADSLSFHLPADRAVLTGDTILGRGTTLVAHPDGRLGDYLDSLRRLRSLTVDDGVHTVLPGHGPVLDDAQGAVEFYLAHRANRLAQVETAVEAGFRTSSEVVAHVYADVDPSLWPAAELSVRAQLEYLREHGLI
- a CDS encoding NUDIX hydrolase, which codes for MSNGQWYPPEWPDRIRALATGELTAATPRRAATVMLLRDPAAGTGGGPTVHMLRRRTSMAFAGGAYAYPGGGVDPRDDDRLVGWAGPAPESWARRLGVGTPAEAQAILCAAVRETYEEAGVLLAGPTAGTVVTDTTGADWEADREALVARELSFAEFLERRGLVLRSDLLGAWARWITPEFEPRRYDTWFFVAALPAGQRTRNASTEADRTVWIGPGEAADGYDRGELLMMPPTVSTLRGLRAHATAAQALEASSAQDLSPVLAQARLEGDELVLSWPGHAEFTKHIPAGGRGSAGEADDGTGGGAA